The Haloferax volcanii DS2 DNA segment AACTCGACCGGGCCGACCTCGCGCCCGGCGAGACGCGGTCGGTCCTCTTGGACTGCACGAGCGGGTGGTACACCGAGCAGCACTGGACCGGCGTCAGACTCGGCGATGCGCTCGATGCCGCCGGTGTTCACTCGTCGGCGCGGTGGGTGACGGTCCGGTCGGTGACGGGCTTTCGGTGGTCGTTTCCCATCGCGGAGGCCCGCGAGATGCTGCTTGCGACGCACGTCGGCGGCGACCCGCTCTCGCACGGCCACGGCGCTCCGCTCTGACTGGTCGCGCCGAACCGCCGCGGGTTCCAGTGGGTCGATGTGGTCGAGGTGCGCCGGCGGCGCGACCCGGCGCAGTGGCTCGCGGTGCTGGTGAGCGGGTTCGGATAATGGCTCGCAGTGCTGGTGAGCGGGCTCGGATAGCGGCTCACCTCACCACGGAAGAATCCACAGCACGTCGACGAGGCGGTCCAGAATCGTCTTCTCGGCCTCGTCGGTCGTGTCGTCGGTCGAAGCGTTCGTCGCCTCGCCTTCGTCGGGCGCGCTCGAATCGGAGGTGGTCATACTGGCCGCTATTCTTGTCAACTTGAAAATGCTTTCTGTGGGCGGGGTCGCTGGTCATCACTCATCGCGGAATCCCGCGAGATGCTGTTTTCGTCCCGCGTCGGTGAACGCTCGTACAGTCGCGGCGCGTTCGCCACGCGACGACGCCGGCACCGAGGAAGAGGAGGCCGCCGGCGACGAGCAAGAACGGCTCCGCCCCGAGGATAAGTCGTGTCGTCCCGTCGAACGTCTGGACCGTGGTGTAGAGTCCCGGCTCCCGGACGTAGTGGGACACGGCCACGAGCGAATAGCCGACTTCGACTCCACCGACTGCTACGGGGAGAACCGCGGCGTACTTCCACCGGAATGCGGCCAGCGTCCCGACGACGCCGACGCCCCCGAGCCGCGCCAGCAGGTACTCCTCGTGGTTGAGTCGGCCGCCCCATCCCGTCGTTATCGTCCCGTCGTATCCGGGTGCGACGTGGAGCAGTTCCTGATGGATGCCGGCGACGACGGCTCCGAAACCGACGACCGCCATCACGACTGCGAGGGCTCGCTGACGGTCCATATCGACACATCTCGTGTCGCTCAGCAAATAGCCTTGCTCCCAGTCTTCACTCGTCGCCGGCGCGAATCGCCCGCTCGGCCGCGTCGAGGGCGGCGTCGGCGTCGAAGTCAGCGACGATAGTTTCCAGTTCCTCGCGTGTCGCGCCGGAGCCCCGCAGGTCGCGCGCGTGAGCCGCGATGTTCGGAACCGCGCGCATGATGTTGTCCACGATGGGGACCGTGGCGACCTGCGCCGACCGCGACATCGGGTTGAGGTCGACGACGATCTCGACTTTGTCCATCGCACCGAGCGCCTCGGCCCGGTCGCCGTCCTCCAGCGGAACGACCACCACGTCGGCGCTCCCGATGCCGTCGGCGTCGACCTTCGCGCGCTCGTGGTCGATACCCGGAATCCGCCCGTCGCCGGTGAGCCCCTTCACCTCGTCCGCGCCGTGGTCGCGCAGGTGGGCCGCGATGGCCCGCATGCGCTCGTCGGTGCGGTTGAACAGGTTCACCTCGATGTCGGCGTCGACGGCGGCGGCGAGGTCGACGACTTCGCCGGGGCAAAGCGCCGCGACGTTCCCGTTGACGGAGATGACCGGCTGGTCCGCGAGCAGAAGGTGCGCCGCGGCCGCCCGCGTCGCCTCGTCCGAGCTCGGAAGCGTCCGCTCGCCGAGGAGGTAGTCGAACGCCTCGCCGCGCCCCTGCGCGATGAGTCCCTGCCGGCTCGTGATACCCTTCTCGACGCCCTCCTCGATGCGGTGGCGGGTGAGAAGCGACTGGTATCTCGGGTGGCTCTCGGGAATCTCGATGTCGCTCATTGGTGGTGGGTCGTCGCCGCGGCAGTAACACGTTTTCTCATCTCCGACGCGGAACTCACGCGGAGTCGAGCGTCGACCCCGCGGGGTGGATGCGGCATCGCTCGGTGTCGTACCCGGCGTCCGAAAGGCCCGTTCCGACGGCGAACACCGTCTCGCCGAGCATCGCCATCGCCGCGTCACCACCGGCGTCTCGCACGTCTGCGATGGCCGTCTCGACACGGTCGGTGAGCAGGCCGGCGTCGCGTGCGAACTGCCGTGACTCGGCGAGGAATCGCTCCACCGTCGGCTCTTCCGCGAGTGCGTCGAGTGCCGCCTCGCCGGCGGCGGTGAGCGTGCTCGTGTCGCCACCGATGATGTCGGCCGTCGAGAGGCCACCGAAGGTGACGTACTCGATGTGTGGGCGTGCGGGAATCCCGTCCATGTATCCGTGTCGCGGTGCCCCGGGGTCGATGCGGAGAGGCATCCCACCACGGGCCTGCGCCACTACGTCGCCGAGGCCGGTCCCCGCGCGGACCTCGGCCACGTGCGCGAGGGTGATGAGTTCGTTTTCCGACCGTCCGCAGGCGAACACCGCGTTCGCCGCGAGCGCGGTCCCGAGCGCCATCGCACCGGAGACGCCGAACCCCGCGCCGAGCGGTAATTCGCTCTCCGCGTCGACTGCGGCGGTCACACCGAGCGCTCGAAGCACGCCTACGACCGGCGGCATCTCGACCGCTTCGCCGTCGAGAGTGATCGCCGTCACCGGTGCCGGTTCGACCGTCACGGAGACGCCGTGGGAGAGTGTCAGCCCCGCCCCGCGAGAGCCGGCGACCGCCGGGTCGTCGTCGGGGTGGGCGCTGAAAAACCCCGTCACGTGCCCGGGCACGAACGCCGTCGCGTCGTCGCTCATCGGTGTTTCTACGACGGGGGTCGGTTAACGGTGTTGCGTTTCGTCGCGTCCGCGTCAGTCGCGGTCGAACGCCGTCTCCCGCTCCGTCTCGCCCGCTTTGCCTTCGCGTCGCCGCGAGGCCGCCGACTCCCGGGCGTCCGCGACCGTCTCCGTCTCCAACAGTCGCTCGACTTTCGCCTCGAACTCCTCCTCTGAGAGTTCGCCTGTCGCGTAGCGCCGCCGGAGCGTTTCGAGCGCGTCTTCGGTCTCGGTCGTCATCGACTCGGACGCGTCGTAGCCGCGGCGGGACTCGTAGATGCGGACGAGGGCGAGTGCGGCGGGGAGCACGCCCGCAAAGCCGACCGGGAAGACGATCCAGAACCACCACTCCCCGAGCGCGAGTAGGCCGAAGCCGACCAGAAAGATGAGCGCCACGACGACGCCGGCGACCAACTCTTGGAGCGGCGAATCGTCATCGTCGTCGCTCGCGTCCTCGACGGCGTCGTCGACGACGCGCTCCGCGTCGGTCATCGGTCTCCTCCACGACGACGGTCGTACATAGTGCTCTAACGTGTCCGCGAGCTAACGACTGTTTCGCAAAAATGGGGTCGCGTCGGTGGGGTGCGCCGTCGCCTCGGGCGACAGGCGCTGGCGGGCTGACGAGACTCGCGTGCGCTCGTCTCGTTGGCTCGCCAGGTCTTCGGCCCTTACGGGCTCAGACGCTGGCGATCACGCGGGAACTCGGTCGCGGCAAAGCCGCTCCCGGCTCCCGCGCTCGTGTTGCGCCGTCGCCTAGGGCGACAGGCGCTGCCGGTCGCGCGGGAACACCGTCGGACTCACGTCGTTCGTCCGACGAGCACCCACTCGAAGAAACGCCTTCGTCTACGGACTCAGGCGTTGTCTGTCTCGCGGGAACAGCACAGCTTCTCGGATGTTCTCCAGTCCGAGCATCGTCATGATGAGCCGCTCGCCGCCGAGCCCGAAGCCGGCGTGCGGGGGCATGCCGTACTTGAACATCTTCGTGTAGTACTCGAACGCGTCGGGGTCGAGCCCCTGCTGCTCAAAGCCGGCGACGAGGTGGTCGAAGCGGTGTTCACGCTGGCCGCCCGAGACGAGCTCCATGTTCGGGTGCATCATGTCGAAGCCCGTCGAGAGCGTCTCGTCGTCGTCGTGGTCCTTGATGTAGAACGGCTTGATTTCGCTGGGCCAGTCGGTGATGAAGTAGTGCTCGCCGACGTCCTCGCCGAGCGCCTTCTCGCCCTCGGTGGGGAGGTCGTCGCCCCAGACGAGCTGTTCGTCGAGTTCGCCCGTGGCGTTGATGCGCTCGATGGCCTCCTCGTAGGTGAGCCGCGGGAACTCGCCGGACGGCGCTTCGAACTCCTCTTCGAGACCGAGCGCTTCGAGCTCGTCCTGGCAGTTCTCCTCGACGGCCTCGTAGGCGGCCGTGACGACGGCCTCACAGACGTCCATCGCTTCCGTGTGGTCGATGAACGCCGACTCGAAGTCGATGGAAGTCGCCTCGTTGAGGTGGCGGGGCGTGTTGTGCTCTTCGGCGCGGAAGATGGGGCCGACCTCGAAGACGCGTTCGAGTCCGGAGCCGACCATCAGCTGTTTGAACAGCTGCGGCGACTGGTTCATGAACGCTTCCTGGCCGAAGTAGGTGATGGGGAACAGCTCGGTGCCGCCCTCGGTCCCCGTGGCGACGATTTTCGGCGTGTTGATTTCGGTCGCGCGGAGGTCGCGGAACTTGTCGCGGACGGCGCGCTGGACCTCGGCGCGAATCTCGAAGATTGCCTTCACTTCGTCCTTGCGGAGGTCGAGCGTGCGGTTGTCGAGGCGCGTCGAGAGCTCGGCGTCGACCTTGCCGGAGGGGTCGAGCGGGAGCTGCGCCTCGGCCTCGGCGATGACGTCGAGGCTCTCGGGCGTGACTTCGACGCCCGTCGGCGCGCGCGGCTCTTCGTCGACCTCGCCGGTCACGGAGATGACGCTCTCGCGGTGGACGCCCAGACCCGTCTCGACGAGGTCGTCGTCCATCTCGTCTTTCTCGAACTTGACCTGAATCTTGCCGGAGGTGTCCCGGAGAATCAGAAACGCGATGCCGCCGAGGTCACGGACTTCGTGGACCCAGCCGGCGACGGTGACCGTGTCACCGGGCTCGGCGTCGGCCGTGTACGTTCGGTTTCGCATACGACGTGGTTCCCGACCGTTCGTCTTAAACATCGTGTCTTCGCCTCGCTCGGAGGCGTTCGACCGTCCACTCTCACGCGCGTCGGGGCGAAACAGAGCCACGAGTTCGCGTGGTAGTCGGCACCGCGGTACTTAGTCCGAGGCGCACGTCGCTCCGGTATGGCTCCCGACCCACCCGACGCAGAATCGACGCCCGACCCGGCACCGACCGCCGCTCGCGCCGCCGACCTCGACTGGGCCGAAACGGGCGCGGGGACCGCTTTGCGTTCCGCCGGAAGCGACTCGCGGACCGCGCCGGCGGCCGCGACCTCGGCTGTTCGCTCTACGAAGTGCCGCCCGACAAGCGGCCGTGGCCGACGCACTACCACGAGGGCAACGAGGAGGCGCTGTACGTCCTTTCGGGGTCGGGCACGCTCCGGACGCGCGAGGGCGCGGCCGACCTCGACCTCGAACCGGACACCTACGTCGCGCTCCCCGCGGGGGCCGACTACGCCAGGCAAATCGAGAACGACGGCGACGAACCGCTCCGGTATCTCGCGCTCTCGACGATGAGCCACCCCGACGTGACCGTCTATCCCGACTCCGACAGTCGGCGTGTTCTGCGGCACGCCGCCCGGCGGCGACGGCGACGCCCGAACGCTCCACGGTTACTTCCCGCGGGACGCCGCCGTAGACTACTGGGACGGCGAACCGACGACCGGGGAGTGAACCGGCCGCACGCGGTCGCGGCGACGGCTCCGGCGCTGAGGTTTATATGCGAACCCGCGACCATCTCGCTTCGGACATGGACGTTTCAGACCTCGAAGCCGCGTTCGCACTCCCGCTCGCCGAAGACACCTCGGTCGATACGACCCTCCTCGGCGTCGTCTCGACGCTCGCGTCGCTCGCCACGCCGCTTGCGGGCATCTTGCTTGCGGGCTACGTCGTCCGCCTCGTTCGTGCCGGCGACCGCGAGGCGGCCGCGCTCCCCTCGTTCGACGACCTCACCGGTATGGCCGTCGACGGCGCTCGTCTCTCGGCCGCGCTCGTCGCGCTCCAACTCCCCGCAGTCGGCCTCGCGACCGTCTCCCTTCCGGGTTCCAGGCCGTCGATTGCGATGCTCTCGTACGCGACCAACCCCGTGATGCTCGGGTCTTTCGGCGTCACCGCGCTCGACACCGCCGGCCTCGTCGCCGCCGGCCTCGCCTCGCTTTTGGGGTCGTATCTCTCGCTGGTGGCGACCGTCGCTCTCGCCCGCGAAGCGTCGCTCGCCGCGGCGATTCCGGCCACGCGCGACCTCGCGTCCGACCGCTCGTTCGTCCGCGTCGCCTCGGCCGTCGCGCTCGTCGTCTTCGTCGCCCGTCTGTTCGTCGCTCTCTGCGCCGCGGTTCCGGTCGCCGGAACCCTTCTCGCCGCGACCGCGTCGTTCCTCCTTTTGGTCGTGTCGGCGACGCTCCTCGGTCGCGGCGCACCGGATGCGTCGTCGCCCGGTGCCGACGCGACCCGCGAGTCGCACGCCGACGGCGTGAACGCGGAGTCGGTGGAGTCAGCGGAGTCGGTACCGTCGGCGTAGAAACAGAAACCGCGCCCGTGGGATTACTCTGCGACGAGTTCGGCCGTCGCGTCCTTCGCGCCCTCGACCGTCTCGCGCACCGCGTCGACGCCCTCGTCGTGCAGGAGGTTGCCGACGACGACCGCGTCCGCGTGCTGGCCCATCTCGTAGGCCGACTCGTAGTCGTGGATGCCACCGCCGTAGAACAGCGTCGCATCGTCGAGCGCGTCGTGCGCCGCGCCGACCTTCTCGGGGTCGCCGTAGGTGCCGGAGTACTCGACGTAGATGATTTTCTGGCCGAACATCTTCTCGGCGACGCGGGCGAACGACGCCACGTCCTCGGCGGACTGGTCGGTGTCGGCGTCGGTGTACTCGGCGACCGACGACTCGGGGTTCAACACGATGTACGCCTCGGTGTGGGTGCGGTCCCAGTCGAGGCCGTCTTCGATGCGGACCCACTCCTTGTGCGCGCCGGTGATCCAAAACGAGTCGCTCGCGTTGAACACCGTCGGGATGAGGTAACCGTCCAGCGCGTCGTCGTCGATGACGACGCCGGGGTTCGACGGCTCCTGGTAGATTGGCACGTCGTACTTCGAGGTGGCCTCGATGACGCGTTCCATCTTCTCCTCTGTGATGTCGAGCGTGCCGCCGATTTCGAGGGCGTCGGTGCCCGTCTCACACACGTCTTCGAACGTCTCGCCGTCGACGAGGTCCTTGTCCGGGTCGATTTTGGTGATATGGTCCCAGTCTTCCCACGGATAGCTCATTGGTCGCTCTATGCTTGAGGGGGCGTAAAAAGCGTGCGGATGGAACGGGTCACACGCATAGCCGGGAGTGAATTTTAACCCACCTGTCACCAAACCCGGTGTACGATGGACGCTGCCGCCGCGACCGAGTATGTAGAAAGTCGAGCGATGACGCTGTCCCCGGAGGAGTTCGAATTACTCTGCGAGTCGGTACTCTCCGAGTCACTCCCCTCGGCGCGGTTCTCGGTGACGGCGTTTCGACAGGACGGCGGTATCGACATC contains these protein-coding regions:
- a CDS encoding 4-phosphopantoate--beta-alanine ligase gives rise to the protein MSDIEIPESHPRYQSLLTRHRIEEGVEKGITSRQGLIAQGRGEAFDYLLGERTLPSSDEATRAAAAHLLLADQPVISVNGNVAALCPGEVVDLAAAVDADIEVNLFNRTDERMRAIAAHLRDHGADEVKGLTGDGRIPGIDHERAKVDADGIGSADVVVVPLEDGDRAEALGAMDKVEIVVDLNPMSRSAQVATVPIVDNIMRAVPNIAAHARDLRGSGATREELETIVADFDADAALDAAERAIRAGDE
- a CDS encoding pantoate kinase, whose protein sequence is MSDDATAFVPGHVTGFFSAHPDDDPAVAGSRGAGLTLSHGVSVTVEPAPVTAITLDGEAVEMPPVVGVLRALGVTAAVDAESELPLGAGFGVSGAMALGTALAANAVFACGRSENELITLAHVAEVRAGTGLGDVVAQARGGMPLRIDPGAPRHGYMDGIPARPHIEYVTFGGLSTADIIGGDTSTLTAAGEAALDALAEEPTVERFLAESRQFARDAGLLTDRVETAIADVRDAGGDAAMAMLGETVFAVGTGLSDAGYDTERCRIHPAGSTLDSA
- a CDS encoding SHOCT domain-containing protein, producing the protein MTDAERVVDDAVEDASDDDDDSPLQELVAGVVVALIFLVGFGLLALGEWWFWIVFPVGFAGVLPAALALVRIYESRRGYDASESMTTETEDALETLRRRYATGELSEEEFEAKVERLLETETVADARESAASRRREGKAGETERETAFDRD
- the aspS gene encoding aspartate--tRNA(Asn) ligase; its protein translation is MRNRTYTADAEPGDTVTVAGWVHEVRDLGGIAFLILRDTSGKIQVKFEKDEMDDDLVETGLGVHRESVISVTGEVDEEPRAPTGVEVTPESLDVIAEAEAQLPLDPSGKVDAELSTRLDNRTLDLRKDEVKAIFEIRAEVQRAVRDKFRDLRATEINTPKIVATGTEGGTELFPITYFGQEAFMNQSPQLFKQLMVGSGLERVFEVGPIFRAEEHNTPRHLNEATSIDFESAFIDHTEAMDVCEAVVTAAYEAVEENCQDELEALGLEEEFEAPSGEFPRLTYEEAIERINATGELDEQLVWGDDLPTEGEKALGEDVGEHYFITDWPSEIKPFYIKDHDDDETLSTGFDMMHPNMELVSGGQREHRFDHLVAGFEQQGLDPDAFEYYTKMFKYGMPPHAGFGLGGERLIMTMLGLENIREAVLFPRDRQRLSP
- a CDS encoding DUF4013 domain-containing protein, which codes for MRTRDHLASDMDVSDLEAAFALPLAEDTSVDTTLLGVVSTLASLATPLAGILLAGYVVRLVRAGDREAAALPSFDDLTGMAVDGARLSAALVALQLPAVGLATVSLPGSRPSIAMLSYATNPVMLGSFGVTALDTAGLVAAGLASLLGSYLSLVATVALAREASLAAAIPATRDLASDRSFVRVASAVALVVFVARLFVALCAAVPVAGTLLAATASFLLLVVSATLLGRGAPDASSPGADATRESHADGVNAESVESAESVPSA
- a CDS encoding phosphoglycerol geranylgeranyltransferase, with the protein product MSYPWEDWDHITKIDPDKDLVDGETFEDVCETGTDALEIGGTLDITEEKMERVIEATSKYDVPIYQEPSNPGVVIDDDALDGYLIPTVFNASDSFWITGAHKEWVRIEDGLDWDRTHTEAYIVLNPESSVAEYTDADTDQSAEDVASFARVAEKMFGQKIIYVEYSGTYGDPEKVGAAHDALDDATLFYGGGIHDYESAYEMGQHADAVVVGNLLHDEGVDAVRETVEGAKDATAELVAE